A window from Oncorhynchus tshawytscha isolate Ot180627B unplaced genomic scaffold, Otsh_v2.0 Un_contig_6710_pilon_pilon, whole genome shotgun sequence encodes these proteins:
- the LOC112240886 gene encoding tetraspanin-8-like isoform X1 (The sequence of the model RefSeq protein was modified relative to this genomic sequence to represent the inferred CDS: added 60 bases not found in genome assembly) encodes MGRIHICVKRTFIFVCVLIGIISTLLLAITLFGHGYFHQSEEIEDILPGIVVLYVLEAATLVLSIFGVYGARKEKKWAVVLFSVGMSLASLYLFVECVNGYQSKHEMEELTREEHLAMMPLSGANQTDLEGLYNMQTNLKCCGLVQGYQDWGTDIPLSCLCSDEDSTDFTCVAPGNNTRFVIHYPNSDLSEDDDHKGLMDEHMLVYKEPCLPILISFVGYDIILIIGTLVALKVLWDVGVVLAITILCQMRRKVDVPPVIFTSQPPQYRELCDTAESV; translated from the exons ATCATCAGCACCCTGTTGCTGGCCATCACATTATTTGGACATGGGTACTTCCACCAATCAGAAGAA ATAGAGGATATTCTGCCTGGGATAGTAGTTCTGTATGTCCTAGAAGCAGCAACCCTGGTCCTGTCAATCTTTGGTGTCTATGGCGCTCGCAAGGAGAAGAAATGGGCTGTGGTTTTG TTTTCTGTAGGTATGTCATTGGCCAGCCTATACCTGTTTGTGGAGTGCGTGAATGGATATCAAAGCAAACACGag ATGGAGGAGTTAACCAGAGAGGAACATCTAGCGATGATGCCTCTGAGTGGAGCGAATCAAACTGATTTAGAAGGGCTATACAACATGCAGACTAAC TTAAAATGCTGTGGGCTCGTACAAGGCTACCAAGACTGGGGCACAGacatccccctctcctgtctctgttctgATGAGGACTCAACAGACTTTACATGT GTTGCTCCTGGTAACAATACAAGATTTGTTATTCACTATCCCAACAGTGATCTGTCTGAGGATGATGACCACAAGGGATTAATGGATGAACACATGCTGGTATATAAAGAG CCATGTCTTCCCATCTTAATCTCTTTCGTGGGCTATGACATCATCCTGATAATAGGAACATTAGTAGCACTTAAAGTATTATGG GATGTTGGAGTTGTCCTGGCCATCACAATACTCTGCCAGATGAGAAGAAAGGTTGATGTGCCACCTGTGATCTTCACCTCTCAACCACCTCAATACAGGGAGCTGTGTGACACAGCAGAGAGTGTCTGA
- the LOC112240886 gene encoding tetraspanin-8-like isoform X2 (The sequence of the model RefSeq protein was modified relative to this genomic sequence to represent the inferred CDS: added 60 bases not found in genome assembly) has translation MGRIHICVKRTFIFVCVLIGIISTLLLAITLFGHGYFHQSEEIEDILPGIVVLYVLEAATLVLSIFGVYGARKEKKWAVVLFSVGMSLASLYLFVECVNGYQSKHEMEELTREEHLAMMPLSGANQTDLEGLYNMQTNLKCCGLVQGYQDWGTDIPLSCLCSDEDSTDFTCVAPGNNTRFVIHYPNSDLSEDDDHKGLMDEHMLVYKEDVGVVLAITILCQMRRKVDVPPVIFTSQPPQYRELCDTAESV, from the exons ATCATCAGCACCCTGTTGCTGGCCATCACATTATTTGGACATGGGTACTTCCACCAATCAGAAGAA ATAGAGGATATTCTGCCTGGGATAGTAGTTCTGTATGTCCTAGAAGCAGCAACCCTGGTCCTGTCAATCTTTGGTGTCTATGGCGCTCGCAAGGAGAAGAAATGGGCTGTGGTTTTG TTTTCTGTAGGTATGTCATTGGCCAGCCTATACCTGTTTGTGGAGTGCGTGAATGGATATCAAAGCAAACACGag ATGGAGGAGTTAACCAGAGAGGAACATCTAGCGATGATGCCTCTGAGTGGAGCGAATCAAACTGATTTAGAAGGGCTATACAACATGCAGACTAAC TTAAAATGCTGTGGGCTCGTACAAGGCTACCAAGACTGGGGCACAGacatccccctctcctgtctctgttctgATGAGGACTCAACAGACTTTACATGT GTTGCTCCTGGTAACAATACAAGATTTGTTATTCACTATCCCAACAGTGATCTGTCTGAGGATGATGACCACAAGGGATTAATGGATGAACACATGCTGGTATATAAAGAG GATGTTGGAGTTGTCCTGGCCATCACAATACTCTGCCAGATGAGAAGAAAGGTTGATGTGCCACCTGTGATCTTCACCTCTCAACCACCTCAATACAGGGAGCTGTGTGACACAGCAGAGAGTGTCTGA
- the LOC112240890 gene encoding tetraspanin-8, which translates to MGRMNIWVKRAFICVCVLIGIISTLLLAITLFGHGHFHQSEEIDKMLPGIAVLYVLEAATLALSIFGVYGARKEKKWAVILFSVGMSLASLYLFVECVKIYQAKHEMEELSRKEDLAMMPLSGAKQNDIEQMYYFQANFKCCGLVQGYQDWGTDIPLSCLCSDEDSTDFTCVARGNNTRFVIHYPNSDMSEDDDHKGLMDEHMLVYKEPCLPILISFMGYAISLMIGTLVALNALWDVGVVLAITILCQMRRKVDVPPVIFTSQPPQYRELCDTAESV; encoded by the exons ATGGGAAGAATGAATATCTGGGTAAAACGGGcgttcatttgtgtgtgtgtcttgataGGG ATCATCAGCACCCTCTTGCTGGCCATCACGTTATTTGGACATGGGCACTTCCACCAATCAGAAGAA ATAGACAAGATGCTGCCAGGGATAGCAGTTCTGTATGTCCTAGAAGCAGCAACCCTGGCCCTTTCAATCTTTGGGGTCTATGGAGCTCGCAAGGAGAAGAAGTGGGCTGTGATTCTG TTTTCAGTAGGTATGTCACTGGCCAGCTTGTACCTGTTTGTGGAGTGTGTGAAAATATATCAAGCCAAACACGAG ATGGAGGAGTTAAGCAGAAAGGAAGACCTAGCCATGATGCCTCTCAGTGGAGCGAAACAAAACGATATAGAACAGATGTACTACTTTCAAGCTAAC TTCAAATGCTGTGGGCTCGTACAAGGCTACCAAGACTGGGGCACAGacatccccctctcctgtctctgttctgATGAGGACTCAACAGACTTTACATGT GTTGCTCGTGGTAACAATACAAGATTTGTTATTCACTATCCCAACAGTGATATGTCTGAGGATGATGACCACAAGGGATTAATGGATGAACACATGCTGGTATATAAAGAG CCATGTCTTCCCATCCTGATCTCTTTCATGGGCTATGCAATCAGCCTGATGATAGGAACATTAGTAGCACTTAACGCATTATGG GATGTTGGAGTTGTCCTGGCCATCACAATACTCTGCCAGATGAGGAGAAAGGTTGATGTGCCACCTGTGATCTTCACCTCTCAACCACCTCAATACAGGGAGCTGTGTGACACAGCAGAGAGTGTCTGA